A single region of the Pygocentrus nattereri isolate fPygNat1 chromosome 27, fPygNat1.pri, whole genome shotgun sequence genome encodes:
- the c27h6orf136 gene encoding uncharacterized protein C6orf136 homolog, whose protein sequence is MAVCRGGVSFWVGCIRSHGRRQPLRKQSWSIWQALDSQLNGTCRVLSSASWALAPPNSLCYQTVKKPSLSHPFHHACQPHKDRAHSLEEEFEETLSLCVLLKPSEPDEQHTLVEVPLFGQVKLGEFLALGANRPTDLVFSLTTVDGRREDDISIVKMSGTEKKPVWEQRERGSFRSLFETEGCPAPFILGSHFYCFHCPGMEHVPVPGDRVRIGRTCSPPSFTSLCSPAETEGMVSGPSERDMENEEKLALMYEKLRIELPAFFVKNHDYSMYSIDVEFINGLLNTKTRGRVAYQLTLSLWRLLCLCYYAEARLEVLKLTKHPEDGSIKARWRVKGLPFHSLLLRFYKKDKTQLYRTFDAFSTFYLGSDGLIHCHKVEKVMQAQPPVLPKVTSLLAGALVALGIQEHRPALNLLPLFLSSFRQGRE, encoded by the exons ATGGCTGTGTGCAGAGGGGGTGTCTCTTTTTGGGTGGGTTGCATCAGGAGCCATGGCAGAAGGCAGCCGTTAAGAAAACAGAGCTGGAGCATATGGCAG gCACTTGACTCACAGTTGAATGGCACCTGTAGAGTCCTTAGCAGCGCATCGTGGGCTTTGGCTCCCCCAAACAGCCTCTGCTATCAAACTGTAAAAAAGCCGTCCCTTTCTCATCCCTTCCACCATGCCTGCCAGCCACACAAAGACAGAGCGCACAGTCTAGAAGAGGAATTTGAGGAGACCCTTAGCCTGTGTGTTCTGCTCAAACCCAGCGAGCCGGATGAACAGCATACCCTGGTGGAGGTGCCCCTGTTTGGACAAGTCAAGTTGGGCGAGTTCCTGGCTTTAGGAGCCAACAGACCCACTGaccttgttttttctttgaccACTGTTGACGGGAGGAGAGAAGATGACATTAGCATTGTTAAAATGTCCGGGACTGAGAAAAAGCCCGTGTgggagcagagggagagaggctcGTTCAGGAGTTTGTTTGAGACTGAAGGATGTCCAGCTCCATTCATTTTGGGCTCTCATTTCTATTGCTTTCACTGCCCTGGAATGGAGCATGTGCCTGTGCCTGGAGATAGGGTGAGGATTGGACGTACTTGCTCTCCACCTTCCTTTACCTCCCTCTGCAGTCCTGCTGAGACTGAGGGCATGGTGAGTGGTCCCAGTGAGAGGGACATGGAGAATGAGGAGAAGCTGGCTCTGATGTACGAAAAACTAAGGATTGAG cTTCCTGccttttttgtgaagaatcatgATTACAGCATGTATTCCATTGATGTCGAATTCATCAATGGTCTTCTCAACACCAAGACGAG AGGCCGTGTGGCATACCAGCTGACCCTGTCGCTGTGGCGGTTGCTGTGTCTGTGCTATTATGCGGAGGCACGGCTGGAGGTGCTGAAGCTAACGAAGCACCCGGAGGACGGCTCTATCAAAGCGCGCTGGAGGGTCAAGGGCCTTCCTTTCCATTCTCTACTGCTCCGCTTTTACAAGAAAGACAAGACTCAGCTTTACAG GACCTTCGATGCATTCTCTACCTTCTACCTGGGCTCTGATGGGCTTATACACTGTCATAAAGTTGAAAAG GTAATGCAAGCTCAGCCGCCTGTGCTGCCCAAAGTGACTTCACTGCTAGCTGGGGCCCTGGTGGCCCTGGGGATTCAGGAGCATCGGCCCGCTCTTAATCTGCTGCCActgttcctctcctctttcagaCAGGGTCGAGAGTAA
- the abcf1 gene encoding ATP-binding cassette sub-family F member 1 isoform X1 has protein sequence MPKKSKDVAEWEGDDEPQTDKPVKKGKKDKKGKKSFFDELAADSKQEKTEEPAVKETQGKQPQKKKKDRRKDRRGGDGDEDDEEVMQRLKKLSVQASDEEEEEEKVVAPVKTGKRNKGGNIFAALSQGQSDEDEEDDAEGGGDDDDDDDDDDDKPKNKKNTKEIEKVSKGKKKDKSKTKKPKEASEDEHEEEKKDDDDEKKEVKKNKKANSKAPKDEDVEKEEKPQKTSKKEQPKKGKPASPPSDNEEEEEEKSDENDTMMSAEDAIAAEQSKEKDDPFANLSKKEKKKKKKMMEYERQVASVRAQSASEGDFSVSQAEMSSRQAMLENASDIKLERFSISAHGKELFVNADLLIVAGRRYGLVGPNGKGKTTLLKHISNRALSIPPNIDVLLCEQEVIADDTPAVQAVLKADTRRLKLLEEEKQLQRRLDKGEDGVSDRLQKVYEELRAIGAAAAEAKARRILAGLSFTPEMQNRPTKKFSGGWRMRVSLARALFMEPTLLMLDEPTNHLDLNAVIWLNNYLQSWKKTLLIVSHDQSFLDDVCTDIVHLDNQKLYYYRGNYLAFKKMYVQKQKELLKQYEKQEKKLKDLKAGGKSTKQAEKQTKEALTRKQQKGKKKGQDEDVHEAPELLKRPKEYTVKFTFPDPPPLSPPILGLHSVDFGYEGQKPLFKNVDFGIDMESRICIVGPNGVGKSTLLLLLTGKLNPTKGEMRKNHRLKVGFFNQQYADQLIMEEAPTEYLQRNFNLPYQDSRKCLGRFGLESHAHTIQISKLSGGQKARVVFAELACRQPDVLILDEPTNNLDIESIDALSEAINEYKGAVIIVSHDARLITETQCQLWVVEDQTVNQIDGDFEEYKREVLEALGETLAIKSKD, from the exons ATGCCAAAGAAATCTAAGGATGTGGCGGAGTGGGAGGGAGATGATGAGCCCCAGACAG ACAAACCTGtcaagaaaggaaagaaggatAAGAAGGGAAAGAAGAGC TTTTTTGATGAGCTGGCTGCTGACAGTAAACAAGAGAAGACGGAGGAGCCTGCAGTGAAAGAGACTCAAGGAAAGCAG cctcaaaagaaaaagaaagacagacggaAAGACAGACGAGGTGGAGATGGggatgaggatgatgaagagGTCATGCAGCGACTCAAGAAGCTGTCTGTACAGGCCagtgatgaggaagaggaggaggaaaaag TAGTAGCTCCAGTCAAGACCGGGAAGAGAAACAAG GGTGGCAACATTTTTGCTGCTCTTAGCCAGGGTCAGAGTGATGAAGACGAGGAGGATGATGCAgaaggtggtggtgatgatgacgacgacgatgacgacgatgatgataaacctaagaataaaaaaaacactaag GAGATTGAGAAAGTTtccaaaggaaagaaaaaagataagTCTAAAACTAAGAAACCTAAG GAGGCTTCTGAGGATGAacatgaagaggaaaaaaaagatgatgatgatgagaagAAGGAGgtgaaaaagaacaagaaagcaAACAGCAAAGCACCCAAG GACGAGGATgtggagaaagaggaaaagccTCAGAAGACGAGCAAGAAAGAACAACCAAAA AAAGGCAAACCTGCTAGTCCACCTAGTGAtaatgaagaggaggaggaagagaagagtGATGAAAATGACACAATGATG AGTGCAGAGGATGCTATTGCTGCAGAACAGAGCAAAGAAAAGGACGACCCGTTTGCCAACCTGagtaaaaaggaaaagaaaaagaagaagaagatg ATGGAGTATGAGCGTCAGGTGGCCAGTGTTCGTGCTCAAAGTGCCTCAGAGGGagacttttctgtctctcaggcTGAGATGTCTTCAAGGCAAGCCATGCTGGAGAATGCCTCAGATATTAAG CTGGAGAGATTCAGCATCTCTGCTCATGGGAAGGAGCTGTTTGTCAACGCTGATCTTCTGATAGTGGCTGGACGACGGTATGGTCTGGTTGGACCAAATGG GAAAGGAAAAACCACTTTACTGAAGCACATTTCCAACAGAGCCCTCAGCATTCCCCCCAATATTGATGTGCTGCTCTGTGAGCAAG AGGTGATCGCTGATGACACTCCAGCCGTGCAGGCTGTGCTGAAGGCTGACACACGACGGCTGAagctgctggaggaggagaagCAGCTGCAGAGACGGCTCGATAAGGGTGAAGACGGCGTCTCAGATAGACTACAGAAG GTATATGAAGAGTTAAGGGCAATCGGAGCAGCGGCAGCAGAGGCCAAGGCTCGCAGGATCCTGGCTGGTTTGTCCTTCACACCTGAGATGCAGAACAGACCCACTAAGAAGTTTTCTGGTGGTTGGAGAATGAGAGTGTCACTAGCCAG AGCTCTCTTCATGGAACCCACTCTGTTGATGTTGGACGAACCAACGAACCACTTGGACCTTAATGCTGTCATCTGGCTTAACAA ctacCTACAAAGCTGGAAGAAGACCCTACTGATTGTGTCCCACGACCAGAGTTTCTTGGATGATGTTTGTACAGATATTGTTCACTTGGACAACCAGAAACTCTATTATTACAGGGGAAACTACT TGGCGTTTAAGAAGATGTATGTGCAGAAACAGAAGGAGCTTCTGAAACAGTACgagaaacaagagaaaaagCTCAAAGACCTAAAGGCTGGaggaaaatccacaaaacaagCT GAGAAACAAACAAAGGAGGCCCTGACAAGAAAGCAGCAGAAGGGCAAGAAGAAGGGACAGGATGAGGACGTTCATGAGGCCCCAGAGCTTTTGAAGAGACCTAAAGAATACACAGTGAAGTTTACCTTCCCTGATCCACCACCCCTCTCTCCACCCATTCTCGGTCTGCACA gTGTGGACTTTGGTTATGAGGGTCAGAAACCACTCTTCAAAAATGTGGACTTTGGAATTGACATGGAATCTCGAA TCTGTATAGTTGGACCAAATGGTGTTGGAAAGAGTACACTCCTGCTTCTCCTGACAGGAAAATTAAACCCT ACAAAAGGAGAGATGAGAAAGAATCACCGTTTG AAAGTGGGCTTCTTCAACCAGCAGTATGCTGATCAGCTGATCATGGAAGAGGCCCCTACAGAGTACCTGCAGAGGAACTTTAACCTGCCCTACCAGGACAGCAGGAAGTGTCTTGGGCGCTTTGGCCTTGAGAGCCATGCACACACTATCCAGATTTCCAAACTCTCTG GTGGCCAGAAAGCAAGAGTGGTGTTTGCCGAACTTGCCTGTCGGCAGCCTGACGTCCTAATATTG GATGAGCCTACCAATAACCTGGACATAGAGTCTATTGATGCCCTGTCAGAAGCCATCAATGAATACAAAGGAG CGGTGATCATTGTGAGCCATGATGCCAGACTGATCACTGAGACACAGTGTCAGCTCTGGGTGGTGGAGGACCAGACGGTAAACCAGATTGATGGGGACTTTGAAGAGTACAAGAGAGAAGTGCTGGAGGCCCTTGGAGAAACACTGGCTATCAAGTCTAAAGACTGA
- the abcf1 gene encoding ATP-binding cassette sub-family F member 1 isoform X2: MPKKSKDVAEWEGDDEPQTDKPVKKGKKDKKGKKSFFDELAADSKQEKTEEPAVKETQGKQPQKKKKDRRKDRRGGDGDEDDEEVMQRLKKLSVQASDEEEEEEKVAPVKTGKRNKGGNIFAALSQGQSDEDEEDDAEGGGDDDDDDDDDDDKPKNKKNTKEIEKVSKGKKKDKSKTKKPKEASEDEHEEEKKDDDDEKKEVKKNKKANSKAPKDEDVEKEEKPQKTSKKEQPKKGKPASPPSDNEEEEEEKSDENDTMMSAEDAIAAEQSKEKDDPFANLSKKEKKKKKKMMEYERQVASVRAQSASEGDFSVSQAEMSSRQAMLENASDIKLERFSISAHGKELFVNADLLIVAGRRYGLVGPNGKGKTTLLKHISNRALSIPPNIDVLLCEQEVIADDTPAVQAVLKADTRRLKLLEEEKQLQRRLDKGEDGVSDRLQKVYEELRAIGAAAAEAKARRILAGLSFTPEMQNRPTKKFSGGWRMRVSLARALFMEPTLLMLDEPTNHLDLNAVIWLNNYLQSWKKTLLIVSHDQSFLDDVCTDIVHLDNQKLYYYRGNYLAFKKMYVQKQKELLKQYEKQEKKLKDLKAGGKSTKQAEKQTKEALTRKQQKGKKKGQDEDVHEAPELLKRPKEYTVKFTFPDPPPLSPPILGLHSVDFGYEGQKPLFKNVDFGIDMESRICIVGPNGVGKSTLLLLLTGKLNPTKGEMRKNHRLKVGFFNQQYADQLIMEEAPTEYLQRNFNLPYQDSRKCLGRFGLESHAHTIQISKLSGGQKARVVFAELACRQPDVLILDEPTNNLDIESIDALSEAINEYKGAVIIVSHDARLITETQCQLWVVEDQTVNQIDGDFEEYKREVLEALGETLAIKSKD, from the exons ATGCCAAAGAAATCTAAGGATGTGGCGGAGTGGGAGGGAGATGATGAGCCCCAGACAG ACAAACCTGtcaagaaaggaaagaaggatAAGAAGGGAAAGAAGAGC TTTTTTGATGAGCTGGCTGCTGACAGTAAACAAGAGAAGACGGAGGAGCCTGCAGTGAAAGAGACTCAAGGAAAGCAG cctcaaaagaaaaagaaagacagacggaAAGACAGACGAGGTGGAGATGGggatgaggatgatgaagagGTCATGCAGCGACTCAAGAAGCTGTCTGTACAGGCCagtgatgaggaagaggaggaggaaaaag TAGCTCCAGTCAAGACCGGGAAGAGAAACAAG GGTGGCAACATTTTTGCTGCTCTTAGCCAGGGTCAGAGTGATGAAGACGAGGAGGATGATGCAgaaggtggtggtgatgatgacgacgacgatgacgacgatgatgataaacctaagaataaaaaaaacactaag GAGATTGAGAAAGTTtccaaaggaaagaaaaaagataagTCTAAAACTAAGAAACCTAAG GAGGCTTCTGAGGATGAacatgaagaggaaaaaaaagatgatgatgatgagaagAAGGAGgtgaaaaagaacaagaaagcaAACAGCAAAGCACCCAAG GACGAGGATgtggagaaagaggaaaagccTCAGAAGACGAGCAAGAAAGAACAACCAAAA AAAGGCAAACCTGCTAGTCCACCTAGTGAtaatgaagaggaggaggaagagaagagtGATGAAAATGACACAATGATG AGTGCAGAGGATGCTATTGCTGCAGAACAGAGCAAAGAAAAGGACGACCCGTTTGCCAACCTGagtaaaaaggaaaagaaaaagaagaagaagatg ATGGAGTATGAGCGTCAGGTGGCCAGTGTTCGTGCTCAAAGTGCCTCAGAGGGagacttttctgtctctcaggcTGAGATGTCTTCAAGGCAAGCCATGCTGGAGAATGCCTCAGATATTAAG CTGGAGAGATTCAGCATCTCTGCTCATGGGAAGGAGCTGTTTGTCAACGCTGATCTTCTGATAGTGGCTGGACGACGGTATGGTCTGGTTGGACCAAATGG GAAAGGAAAAACCACTTTACTGAAGCACATTTCCAACAGAGCCCTCAGCATTCCCCCCAATATTGATGTGCTGCTCTGTGAGCAAG AGGTGATCGCTGATGACACTCCAGCCGTGCAGGCTGTGCTGAAGGCTGACACACGACGGCTGAagctgctggaggaggagaagCAGCTGCAGAGACGGCTCGATAAGGGTGAAGACGGCGTCTCAGATAGACTACAGAAG GTATATGAAGAGTTAAGGGCAATCGGAGCAGCGGCAGCAGAGGCCAAGGCTCGCAGGATCCTGGCTGGTTTGTCCTTCACACCTGAGATGCAGAACAGACCCACTAAGAAGTTTTCTGGTGGTTGGAGAATGAGAGTGTCACTAGCCAG AGCTCTCTTCATGGAACCCACTCTGTTGATGTTGGACGAACCAACGAACCACTTGGACCTTAATGCTGTCATCTGGCTTAACAA ctacCTACAAAGCTGGAAGAAGACCCTACTGATTGTGTCCCACGACCAGAGTTTCTTGGATGATGTTTGTACAGATATTGTTCACTTGGACAACCAGAAACTCTATTATTACAGGGGAAACTACT TGGCGTTTAAGAAGATGTATGTGCAGAAACAGAAGGAGCTTCTGAAACAGTACgagaaacaagagaaaaagCTCAAAGACCTAAAGGCTGGaggaaaatccacaaaacaagCT GAGAAACAAACAAAGGAGGCCCTGACAAGAAAGCAGCAGAAGGGCAAGAAGAAGGGACAGGATGAGGACGTTCATGAGGCCCCAGAGCTTTTGAAGAGACCTAAAGAATACACAGTGAAGTTTACCTTCCCTGATCCACCACCCCTCTCTCCACCCATTCTCGGTCTGCACA gTGTGGACTTTGGTTATGAGGGTCAGAAACCACTCTTCAAAAATGTGGACTTTGGAATTGACATGGAATCTCGAA TCTGTATAGTTGGACCAAATGGTGTTGGAAAGAGTACACTCCTGCTTCTCCTGACAGGAAAATTAAACCCT ACAAAAGGAGAGATGAGAAAGAATCACCGTTTG AAAGTGGGCTTCTTCAACCAGCAGTATGCTGATCAGCTGATCATGGAAGAGGCCCCTACAGAGTACCTGCAGAGGAACTTTAACCTGCCCTACCAGGACAGCAGGAAGTGTCTTGGGCGCTTTGGCCTTGAGAGCCATGCACACACTATCCAGATTTCCAAACTCTCTG GTGGCCAGAAAGCAAGAGTGGTGTTTGCCGAACTTGCCTGTCGGCAGCCTGACGTCCTAATATTG GATGAGCCTACCAATAACCTGGACATAGAGTCTATTGATGCCCTGTCAGAAGCCATCAATGAATACAAAGGAG CGGTGATCATTGTGAGCCATGATGCCAGACTGATCACTGAGACACAGTGTCAGCTCTGGGTGGTGGAGGACCAGACGGTAAACCAGATTGATGGGGACTTTGAAGAGTACAAGAGAGAAGTGCTGGAGGCCCTTGGAGAAACACTGGCTATCAAGTCTAAAGACTGA